A section of the Nitrososphaerota archaeon genome encodes:
- a CDS encoding methyltransferase domain-containing protein has protein sequence MMKIKNNAYVLFFYNDSKKWLQKIDRKQSLHTHVGVIKHKDAIGKEFGSRLRTNKDKYVYLIEPTVHDFVMRSQHGTQIVYPKDLGYIAARSGVQSGQKILEIGTGSGALTTFLASIVKPRGHVYTFDVAPDFMEIAKKNITRAGMIKYVTMHEQDLKIAKKMPLSDMDMAVVDLGDPWIVVPQVRKMLKGSGAFIAICPTMNQLEKLTASLIENEFTDIECSEHILRTIEAREGKTRHSFYGIGHTTYIAFARKAFYDRKSKKQSKEQSEEAPEPA, from the coding sequence ATTATGAAGATAAAAAACAACGCATATGTTTTGTTTTTCTATAATGATTCTAAGAAATGGCTCCAAAAAATAGACAGAAAACAGTCATTGCATACTCATGTCGGTGTAATTAAACACAAGGATGCAATAGGAAAAGAGTTTGGCAGCAGACTGAGAACAAACAAGGACAAGTACGTGTATCTGATAGAGCCGACAGTTCACGACTTTGTAATGAGGAGCCAACACGGTACGCAAATTGTATATCCAAAGGATCTAGGGTATATTGCAGCCCGCTCAGGGGTGCAATCGGGGCAGAAAATACTAGAGATTGGCACCGGAAGCGGTGCACTAACTACATTTTTGGCAAGTATTGTTAAGCCCAGGGGGCATGTCTACACATTTGATGTGGCACCTGACTTTATGGAGATTGCAAAAAAGAACATCACCAGAGCTGGTATGATAAAATATGTAACAATGCACGAGCAAGACCTCAAGATTGCCAAGAAAATGCCACTGTCTGATATGGACATGGCAGTAGTAGATTTGGGGGATCCGTGGATTGTAGTCCCGCAGGTGCGAAAGATGCTCAAGGGCTCTGGAGCATTTATTGCTATTTGTCCTACGATGAATCAGCTGGAAAAGCTCACAGCGTCCCTAATTGAAAACGAGTTTACCGATATAGAGTGCTCTGAACATATCTTGCGAACAATAGAGGCAAGGGAAGGAAAAACACGACATTCGTTTTATGGGATTGGACACACCACGTACATTGCCTTTGCAAGAAAGGCGTTCTATGATAGAAAGTCCAAAAAGCAATCTAAAGAACAATCAGAAGAAGCCCCAGAACCAGCCTAG
- a CDS encoding proteasome subunit beta has protein sequence MPGATAVGITFDGGVVFASEKRIAYGNFLVSKNTKKTYTLTDKVGTSVAGLVADMQILVLQIKALAKIRKMELKRDVPQNSIAKMMSNMMYERRFFPLLTQVIVGGVVGKPSIFTLDPLGSVLPDDYAAVGTGAEMALGVLDHQFKPNMSEKDATELAIKSVKAATMRDSFSGDGIDVLVLTKQGTKEFTEKL, from the coding sequence ATGCCAGGTGCGACCGCAGTGGGAATCACTTTTGATGGCGGTGTAGTTTTTGCAAGCGAAAAAAGAATAGCATATGGCAATTTCTTGGTATCCAAGAACACCAAAAAGACATACACACTGACCGATAAAGTAGGTACAAGCGTTGCAGGACTAGTTGCAGACATGCAAATCTTGGTCTTGCAGATAAAGGCACTCGCCAAGATACGCAAAATGGAGCTAAAGCGGGACGTTCCGCAGAACTCTATAGCAAAAATGATGTCAAACATGATGTATGAGAGACGATTCTTTCCATTACTGACTCAGGTTATTGTTGGCGGAGTGGTTGGAAAGCCATCCATATTCACACTGGATCCATTAGGCTCTGTTCTTCCAGATGATTATGCGGCAGTTGGAACAGGTGCAGAAATGGCATTGGGTGTTTTGGATCATCAATTCAAACCAAACATGTCAGAAAAAGATGCAACAGAGCTTGCAATAAAGTCTGTAAAAGCAGCAACAATGAGGGATTCGTTTTCTGGTGACGGAATTGATGTCTTGGTATTGACAAAGCAGGGCACAAAAGAGTTTACTGAAAAACTGTAA
- a CDS encoding RNA-binding protein produces MKSNLISKTETAEVLSQISSQWKVELPKIKNLKIYEFEEGQIIMGEGLTAIKIGDNYLPFLSDSVTLAKFPSVMVDMGAVKFMCNGANVMRPGIRSFGEFEKGQIVCIIEESQKKSLAVGRALVSSKEMAEMSKGIVVENLHYISDKYWEAKKLIKD; encoded by the coding sequence TTGAAGTCAAATCTAATATCAAAGACGGAAACTGCTGAAGTGTTATCACAAATATCCAGTCAATGGAAAGTGGAATTGCCAAAAATAAAAAATCTCAAAATTTACGAATTTGAGGAAGGGCAAATAATAATGGGCGAAGGCCTGACTGCAATCAAAATAGGCGATAACTACCTACCATTTTTATCAGACAGTGTGACTCTTGCTAAGTTTCCAAGTGTAATGGTCGACATGGGCGCTGTGAAATTCATGTGTAATGGTGCAAATGTCATGCGACCTGGAATTCGCAGTTTTGGGGAATTTGAGAAAGGGCAGATTGTGTGCATTATTGAAGAGTCGCAGAAAAAATCTCTGGCTGTTGGTCGTGCGTTGGTCTCAAGCAAGGAAATGGCAGAGATGAGTAAGGGAATTGTTGTGGAGAATCTGCATTATATTTCTGATAAATATTGGGAAGCGAAGAAATTAATTAAAGATTAA
- a CDS encoding thymidylate synthase — translation MNEFTEKEKEKLKNHFSNSDDSVFAIITPRQVDRGALMSRYSRTDKSMRRIFLDEFLANENRGEDFYNKVLLEYGDDSVAELGIAQIAIEGISNIAVKKIEDRRIGLSYLEKSSRYVSWDKKVNGQFKFLREKKIMGSKFADSYIQACDLDFEVYSKNIEPMLKFVREKEPIEKLKFKDSSSGNQTEFSKLKSESDIKSATFIYNASTKAKALDILRGLLPASTLTNVGVSGNGRAFEYLLTILYSSDLAEEQEISGKIKHELDTTIKSFVRRATDKYGIEMQNYLRSLQKISQELSKKQKIESRHRGALVKLIDNESEEIAQDKIISAIIYESQTRPYGEILGIVKKMTKSAKAKIILDFAKLRTNRRQRPPRAFEMTNYTFDVIGNFGMFRDLHRHRVLTLERQLLTTDHGYSTPKEIVELGINSEYDSCMKNTKQVFDSIRNKMPQESQYVVNFAYNYPFFMNLNLREVVHLIELRTIPQGHIDYRQVAQKMFLEIQKKHPNLSKIIKFVDLKSYELERFESEKRIEEKRKSSK, via the coding sequence TTGAACGAGTTTACCGAAAAGGAAAAAGAAAAACTAAAAAATCATTTCTCAAATTCTGACGATTCCGTGTTTGCCATTATAACGCCGCGACAGGTTGACCGAGGTGCATTGATGTCTCGATATTCGAGGACTGACAAAAGTATGAGAAGAATTTTTCTGGACGAGTTTTTGGCAAACGAAAATAGAGGCGAGGATTTTTACAACAAGGTACTATTGGAATATGGTGATGATTCTGTTGCGGAACTTGGAATTGCACAAATTGCAATAGAGGGAATTTCCAACATAGCCGTCAAAAAAATCGAGGACCGGAGAATTGGCTTGTCGTATTTGGAAAAATCGTCTCGCTATGTTTCTTGGGACAAAAAAGTAAACGGGCAGTTCAAATTTTTACGGGAAAAGAAAATTATGGGATCAAAATTTGCTGATTCGTACATTCAAGCGTGTGATTTGGATTTTGAAGTTTATTCCAAGAATATTGAACCGATGTTGAAATTTGTGCGAGAAAAGGAGCCAATTGAGAAGCTGAAATTCAAGGATTCTTCATCTGGAAACCAAACAGAATTCTCCAAGCTAAAATCAGAGTCCGATATCAAATCAGCTACATTCATCTATAATGCCAGTACAAAGGCAAAGGCGCTTGATATTTTGCGTGGCTTGCTTCCAGCCTCGACACTGACCAATGTGGGCGTCTCTGGGAATGGTCGCGCCTTTGAGTATCTATTGACCATATTGTACAGCTCTGACCTTGCAGAAGAGCAAGAGATTTCTGGTAAAATCAAGCATGAATTAGACACTACCATCAAGTCCTTTGTAAGGCGCGCTACCGACAAGTATGGTATTGAAATGCAGAACTATCTCAGGTCGCTGCAAAAAATTTCCCAGGAATTATCAAAAAAGCAGAAGATAGAGTCAAGACATCGAGGGGCGCTAGTCAAGCTAATCGATAATGAATCAGAAGAAATAGCTCAGGACAAGATAATTTCCGCAATTATTTATGAATCACAGACAAGACCATATGGTGAGATTTTAGGTATAGTTAAAAAAATGACCAAGTCTGCCAAGGCAAAAATAATTTTGGATTTTGCAAAGTTGCGCACAAACAGAAGACAGCGACCACCGCGTGCATTTGAGATGACAAACTATACCTTTGATGTGATTGGTAATTTTGGAATGTTTCGTGATCTGCACAGACATCGAGTTCTAACACTGGAGCGACAATTACTTACAACAGATCACGGATACAGTACCCCAAAGGAAATAGTTGAGCTTGGAATAAATTCAGAATACGATTCCTGCATGAAGAATACAAAGCAAGTGTTTGATTCGATACGCAATAAAATGCCGCAAGAATCCCAGTATGTAGTCAATTTTGCATACAATTATCCGTTCTTTATGAACTTAAATCTGCGAGAGGTAGTACACCTGATTGAGCTCAGAACTATTCCTCAAGGTCATATTGACTATCGACAGGTAGCACAGAAAATGTTCTTAGAAATTCAGAAAAAACACCCAAACCTATCTAAGATAATCAAGTTTGTCGATCTAAAATCGTACGAGCTTGAGCGATTCGAGTCTGAAAAAAGAATAGAGGAAAAGCGAAAATCTTCCAAATAG
- a CDS encoding homoserine dehydrogenase, whose protein sequence is MRIIVCGFGTVAQSLAKLLVSRSDDLYAKYGIMPRIVGAFDTHGGAVEQSGLDLNRLVEVKKKYGSIKNYDKSKKKWTGLDIIKNIDADVLIETTASNYRDAEPGMSHIISAMKLGMHVISVNKGPLAIAFPSLMELALYNQVQFRFSGTVGGGTPILNYAKNSLQGEQITSFAGILNGTTNYILTNMAHGMSFTKALKDAKSRGYVEADESLDLDGFDAAAKLVILANWIMGMKVTMPDIKRIGIRKVTLDDVKKAAKKKMAIKLIASCNKDLEVSPKEIPIEDPLCVNGTLNAISFTSEHSGTQTIIGKGAGGTETASAILRDLLDIRREILRA, encoded by the coding sequence ATGAGAATCATAGTTTGTGGATTTGGGACGGTTGCTCAGAGCCTGGCAAAGTTATTGGTCTCACGCTCTGATGACCTTTACGCAAAATATGGAATAATGCCTAGAATCGTCGGCGCATTTGACACCCATGGCGGAGCAGTGGAACAATCCGGCCTTGATCTAAACAGACTAGTCGAGGTGAAAAAGAAATATGGCTCTATCAAAAATTACGATAAATCAAAGAAAAAGTGGACTGGTCTGGATATAATAAAAAACATTGACGCAGATGTACTCATAGAGACCACTGCAAGTAACTATCGCGACGCAGAGCCCGGCATGTCGCACATCATAAGTGCTATGAAGCTTGGAATGCACGTAATATCTGTAAACAAGGGACCTCTTGCAATTGCGTTTCCTTCACTGATGGAGCTTGCCCTGTATAACCAGGTCCAGTTTAGGTTTTCAGGAACTGTTGGTGGTGGAACTCCCATTCTTAACTATGCCAAGAACAGTCTGCAAGGCGAACAAATTACATCGTTTGCAGGCATACTAAACGGAACTACAAATTACATTCTGACCAACATGGCTCATGGGATGAGCTTTACTAAGGCACTAAAAGATGCCAAGTCTCGTGGATATGTAGAAGCAGACGAATCATTAGATCTGGATGGATTTGATGCAGCTGCAAAACTAGTCATTTTGGCAAACTGGATTATGGGAATGAAGGTAACAATGCCAGACATTAAACGAATTGGAATACGTAAGGTAACACTAGATGACGTCAAAAAGGCAGCCAAAAAGAAAATGGCAATCAAGTTGATAGCATCATGCAACAAAGACTTGGAAGTGTCACCAAAAGAGATTCCAATTGAAGATCCTCTTTGTGTCAATGGCACCCTGAACGCAATATCATTTACATCAGAGCATTCCGGCACTCAGACCATTATAGGAAAGGGTGCGGGTGGAACGGAGACCGCCAGTGCAATTTTGCGCGACTTGTTAGATATTAGAAGGGAAATTTTGCGGGCTTGA
- the msrB gene encoding peptide-methionine (R)-S-oxide reductase MsrB yields MEKIEKSDSQWKSELSKDEFNVCRMKATEPPFTGKYTYCKDDGIYRCTCCGNELFSSKTKYDSGSGWPSFWEPIHENSVKYERDSSYGMTRVEVMCAKCGAHLGHVFEDGPNPTGNRFCINSVSLKLEKS; encoded by the coding sequence ATGGAAAAAATAGAAAAATCTGATTCTCAGTGGAAAAGCGAGCTATCCAAAGACGAGTTTAATGTCTGCAGAATGAAGGCGACCGAGCCACCATTTACTGGAAAATACACATACTGTAAAGATGATGGAATCTATCGCTGCACCTGTTGTGGAAATGAGTTGTTCAGTTCAAAGACAAAATATGATTCCGGCTCTGGCTGGCCAAGCTTTTGGGAGCCAATACATGAGAATAGTGTCAAGTACGAGCGTGATTCCAGCTATGGGATGACTAGAGTAGAGGTAATGTGCGCAAAATGCGGTGCCCACTTAGGCCATGTCTTTGAAGACGGTCCAAACCCGACAGGGAATAGATTTTGTATCAATTCTGTATCGCTTAAGCTGGAAAAGTCCTAG
- a CDS encoding NAD(P)H-hydrate dehydratase, with protein sequence MVAQKLTPLLVKKFIPGRKIDSRKGQNGKVLVVGGSYKYHGAPILASLAALRAGTDLVYTAVPKINASATRAISPNLIVIPMVDAKLTRGSANKLLGQVQSGLDSATIGMGLAVADEEGLKTLVRELSAQDVRLSLDASALVNSILPVLPQNIVLTPHAGEFQRMFGVLPPNKIKERVTLVEKHAREHSVTILLKGPIDVISDGKQTYLNPKNLPSMTVGGTGDVLSGLVVAMLTKNRNSLESAAAASFVNGTAGKLTQKKHGFHIVATDLIDNISSAMKPFDKVIR encoded by the coding sequence CTGGTGGCCCAAAAACTCACACCACTCCTAGTAAAGAAATTCATCCCAGGACGAAAGATTGACTCTCGCAAGGGGCAAAACGGCAAGGTCCTAGTGGTTGGTGGTAGCTACAAATACCACGGAGCGCCAATTCTGGCATCACTTGCAGCACTTCGAGCGGGAACCGACCTTGTTTACACTGCAGTTCCAAAGATTAATGCCTCTGCAACCAGGGCGATTTCTCCAAACCTGATAGTAATTCCGATGGTTGACGCCAAGCTTACGCGCGGCTCTGCAAACAAGCTGTTAGGCCAAGTCCAGTCTGGATTGGACTCTGCAACAATCGGCATGGGCCTTGCAGTAGCAGACGAAGAAGGACTCAAAACACTGGTCAGGGAATTATCTGCCCAAGATGTAAGATTGTCACTTGATGCAAGCGCATTGGTTAACTCCATCTTACCAGTTTTGCCGCAAAATATAGTATTGACTCCACATGCAGGTGAATTTCAAAGAATGTTTGGGGTTTTACCTCCAAATAAAATCAAAGAAAGGGTAACACTCGTTGAAAAACATGCCAGAGAGCATTCTGTTACAATACTTCTCAAAGGGCCAATTGATGTCATATCTGATGGCAAGCAGACATATCTTAACCCAAAGAATCTTCCGTCAATGACTGTAGGTGGGACGGGAGATGTCTTGTCTGGTTTAGTTGTTGCAATGCTAACAAAGAATCGAAATTCTTTGGAATCGGCAGCCGCAGCTTCATTTGTTAACGGTACTGCTGGCAAGCTGACACAGAAAAAACATGGATTCCACATCGTCGCAACTGATCTGATTGACAATATCTCAAGTGCAATGAAGCCATTTGACAAAGTGATCCGATGA
- the acs gene encoding acetate--CoA ligase: MDSYLIGLGNNDTKTRQDASQDYVKFWESQAKKLHWFEPWHTPLEWNSPFAKWFVGGKINASYNALDIQKQDKVAIFWEGENDERRVVTYGELLDSVQRLANGLKSLGVQKGDRITIYLPMVPELIISIMACSRIGAIHTIIFSGFSAQSIKDRVVDSQSKLIITADGGYRRGGIVKLKDVIDVAVSDVDFVQNVIVLTRTNNQVTMTKRDIYWNDLLGKSSHDCPPEKLEGTHPLYILYTSGTTGKPKGVLHDTGGYLTHVSATYRWAFDIKDSDVYFCTADIGWVTGHSYVVYGPLICGATQVMYEGAPDYPSPARMWDLIQRYKITIFYTTPTALRMFMKFGDSIPNSFDLSSLRLLGTVGEPINPEVWKWYYTIIGKSKCPIIDTWWQTETGAMMISPLPGIETIPLKPGSGAFAIPGVDLAIVDESGNVLPSDTKGYLIIKKPWPGMLTTLWGDDEKYKTVYWSKYKDTYYTGDYAIQDKDGYFWLLGRADDVLKIAGHRIGTAELESSLVSNPSISEAAVCGIPDDIKGEVIIAFLVPKDGVVVTDSLRKEVVDTVRKDIGAIATPQSIYFVSKLPKTRSGKIMRRLLKSIASNEKIGDVSTLEDGAAVSEIQTAFDELKKQIQ, encoded by the coding sequence GTGGACTCGTATCTTATTGGTCTTGGAAATAACGACACTAAAACAAGACAGGACGCCTCCCAAGATTACGTCAAGTTCTGGGAATCTCAGGCAAAAAAACTCCATTGGTTTGAGCCATGGCACACACCGTTAGAGTGGAACTCTCCGTTTGCAAAATGGTTTGTCGGCGGCAAAATCAATGCATCCTACAACGCACTAGACATACAAAAACAAGACAAGGTCGCCATATTCTGGGAGGGAGAAAACGATGAACGAAGAGTGGTAACATATGGCGAACTACTAGATTCAGTTCAAAGGCTTGCAAATGGTCTAAAATCACTAGGGGTGCAAAAAGGCGACCGAATCACAATCTATCTTCCGATGGTACCTGAGCTAATCATATCAATAATGGCATGCTCAAGAATCGGCGCAATACACACTATCATATTTTCCGGATTCTCAGCCCAGTCGATTAAAGACAGAGTGGTTGATTCTCAATCTAAATTAATCATAACTGCAGATGGCGGATACAGACGAGGGGGCATAGTCAAGCTAAAAGATGTAATTGATGTTGCAGTTTCTGATGTGGATTTTGTTCAAAATGTAATTGTTCTGACCAGAACCAATAACCAAGTCACAATGACAAAACGAGATATTTATTGGAACGATTTACTGGGCAAATCATCGCATGACTGTCCTCCAGAAAAGCTGGAAGGCACTCACCCACTTTACATTCTATATACTTCTGGTACAACTGGAAAACCTAAAGGCGTTTTACACGATACTGGAGGTTATCTTACTCACGTCTCTGCTACATATCGATGGGCATTTGATATCAAAGATTCAGATGTGTACTTTTGCACTGCCGATATTGGTTGGGTAACAGGACACAGCTATGTTGTATACGGGCCTCTGATTTGTGGTGCAACACAGGTAATGTATGAGGGAGCACCAGACTATCCAAGCCCTGCAAGAATGTGGGATCTGATTCAAAGATACAAGATTACCATATTCTATACCACGCCGACCGCATTACGAATGTTCATGAAGTTTGGCGACTCTATTCCAAACTCGTTTGATTTGTCCAGTCTTCGATTGCTGGGAACGGTTGGTGAGCCAATCAACCCAGAAGTCTGGAAGTGGTATTATACAATAATCGGAAAATCAAAATGCCCAATCATTGATACCTGGTGGCAGACTGAAACTGGTGCAATGATGATCTCGCCGTTGCCAGGAATTGAAACGATCCCGCTAAAGCCAGGCTCTGGGGCATTTGCAATTCCGGGAGTTGATTTGGCAATAGTTGACGAATCAGGAAATGTATTGCCGTCAGACACCAAAGGGTATCTGATTATCAAAAAACCCTGGCCTGGAATGCTAACTACACTATGGGGTGATGATGAAAAATACAAAACTGTTTACTGGTCAAAATACAAAGACACCTACTATACAGGTGACTATGCCATACAAGACAAGGACGGGTATTTCTGGCTTTTAGGAAGAGCTGACGATGTTCTAAAAATAGCAGGCCACAGAATTGGTACTGCAGAGCTGGAATCAAGTCTGGTATCAAATCCCTCAATATCAGAAGCTGCCGTGTGTGGAATTCCAGATGATATCAAGGGAGAAGTAATTATTGCTTTTCTAGTTCCAAAAGATGGCGTGGTAGTTACAGATTCTCTAAGAAAAGAGGTAGTAGATACTGTACGAAAAGATATTGGTGCAATAGCTACTCCACAATCCATCTATTTTGTATCAAAACTACCAAAGACTAGAAGTGGTAAAATAATGAGACGACTACTCAAATCAATTGCATCAAATGAAAAAATTGGAGATGTCAGCACACTAGAAGATGGGGCTGCAGTATCGGAAATACAAACTGCGTTTGATGAACTGAAAAAACAAATCCAGTAA
- a CDS encoding M20/M25/M40 family metallo-hydrolase — MPNLVSDLQTLIRQPSVSAKNQGIEQSARLVAKILKKSGIHSEILRLKGVAPLVYGEIKSKKNPNKIILFYNHYDVQPAEPFELWDDPPFSGIVKGNKIFGRGSADDKGELITRIKAVEAFLQETGDVPCTVKFVIEGEEEIGSTHMEQYLQKYRKKFACDGVIWEFGYVDAKSRPIIGLGMKGLLYVELTAKESIRDAHSSLAVIIKNPAWRLIDALKTLRDSSGKILIKDWYREVTSFNKEDLKLLSREPFDESGFKSEYGIVQFVNNMKGINVKKALAGNPTCNIAGMISGYTLPGAKTVLPSSATVKIDFRLVPKMDPKKQIARLKAHLKKHGFSDISVKIFHGEAASRTDPSSPFVGIVKQAAKESFGSYIVNVSNAGTGPMHSFANVLKAPCISIGSTYMFARIHSPNEFARIDLLKKTTKCMCHIIDRF, encoded by the coding sequence ATGCCAAACTTGGTATCTGATTTGCAGACCTTGATACGGCAGCCAAGTGTTTCTGCAAAAAACCAGGGAATTGAACAATCTGCAAGACTAGTCGCAAAAATACTCAAAAAATCCGGAATACACTCTGAAATTCTCAGGCTAAAGGGAGTAGCGCCTCTAGTCTATGGTGAGATAAAATCAAAGAAAAACCCAAACAAGATCATTCTATTCTACAACCATTATGACGTCCAGCCTGCAGAACCATTTGAGCTCTGGGATGATCCGCCGTTTAGTGGTATAGTAAAAGGTAACAAGATTTTCGGCCGTGGTTCTGCGGATGACAAGGGCGAGCTGATCACCAGAATCAAGGCAGTGGAGGCATTCTTGCAAGAAACTGGTGATGTACCATGTACGGTAAAATTTGTAATTGAGGGAGAAGAGGAAATTGGCAGTACGCACATGGAGCAATATCTCCAAAAATACCGCAAAAAATTTGCATGTGATGGTGTAATCTGGGAATTTGGTTATGTTGACGCAAAATCCAGACCAATAATCGGACTTGGCATGAAAGGACTTCTATATGTGGAGCTTACCGCCAAAGAATCCATTCGAGATGCTCACTCTAGTCTTGCTGTAATAATTAAAAATCCCGCATGGCGATTAATTGATGCACTCAAGACATTGCGAGACTCTTCTGGAAAAATTCTCATCAAAGACTGGTACCGTGAAGTAACATCGTTTAACAAAGAAGACTTGAAACTGTTATCGCGCGAGCCGTTTGACGAATCTGGATTCAAGTCAGAATATGGAATTGTACAATTTGTAAATAACATGAAAGGCATTAATGTCAAAAAGGCATTGGCAGGGAACCCAACATGTAACATTGCCGGCATGATTTCGGGCTATACATTACCAGGAGCAAAAACGGTACTTCCGTCTTCTGCAACTGTGAAAATTGATTTCAGGTTGGTACCAAAGATGGATCCCAAAAAACAAATCGCACGCCTAAAGGCACATCTCAAAAAACACGGATTTTCTGATATATCGGTCAAGATATTTCATGGTGAGGCAGCGTCAAGGACGGACCCGTCCAGTCCGTTTGTAGGGATAGTAAAGCAGGCGGCAAAGGAATCCTTTGGCAGCTACATCGTCAATGTCTCCAATGCGGGAACTGGCCCAATGCACTCCTTTGCCAATGTTTTGAAGGCCCCATGTATTTCCATTGGATCGACATACATGTTTGCAAGGATTCATTCACCAAACGAATTTGCAAGGATAGATCTACTCAAAAAGACAACAAAATGCATGTGCCATATTATAGATAGGTTCTGA